Proteins encoded in a region of the Uloborus diversus isolate 005 chromosome 1, Udiv.v.3.1, whole genome shotgun sequence genome:
- the LOC129217668 gene encoding uncharacterized protein LOC129217668: MVTLTLQNTELPKFWDLEVLGIKDPIERKNKILLEEETLTHFRETLEVLEGGRYEVALPWLSGHPPVYDMYDVAESRLRSVTKRLLKENIYDVYDDVLRQWQREGIIEAVPQDEISKPGHYLPHRPVIKPSSATTKVRPVFDASFKRPGYASLNECLSVGPSLSEQIPPLLLRFRTGSIGVIADIKQAFLQLSVKPEDRDFLRFLWWNFKDRSKLEFWRHCRVVFGVTSSPFLLNASIRHHLNSKEYQLESLQPIVEKLKKGFYVDNLTTSVEDQEELVEFKTETMKIMNAASFELRCWAHSGDQNQERQNVLGLEWDTKTDELYCVGPDISSVEVVSKRKLLSVVNGIYDPVGFTSPATLLPKLLLQEAWRNKLDWDEQLPSEMQLRYQRWAKHLDLIQKCRIPRRILHGTFERASLHIFTDASAHGYACCAFLRCGEEEEVRVSLVSAKARVAPLQRPTIPRLELLGAAIGARIASTILETFNLPLKTYFWTDSMIVLGWITKTEPWNTFVENTKRLNWPLGRVIKLYQGKDNIERVVRLRVANGEIIRPVQRVYPLEISSNDISKDIPENVEDASDITDDDIGVPVASNEKCCQPEAFPQEKLQAVKQTRCGRRVVPVKRLDL, from the exons atgGTCACGTTAACCCTGCAGAATACCGAGTTACCAAAATTTTGGGATTTagaagttttaggaattaaagatccaatagaaagaaaaaataagatccTTCTTGAAGAAGAAACTCTAACCCATTTCAGAGAAACCTTAGAAGTTCTAGAAGGCGGACGATATGAAGTAGCTTTACCTTGGTTGTCTGGACATCCACCTGTATATGATATGTACGATGTCGCTGAATCCAGACTACGTTCAGTAACAAAACGTCTATTAAAAGAAAACATCTACGATGTGTACGATGATGTTTTGAGACAGTGGCAAAGAGAAGGTATAATTGAAGCTGTACCGCAGGACGAAATTTCGAAACCTGGTCATTATCTTCCTCACAGGCCCGTTATCAAACCATCAAGTGCTACAACTAAGGTTCGACCAGTCTTCGATGCCTCCTTTAAACGACCAGGTTATGCTTCTCTAAACGAATGCTTGAGTGTTGGACCTAGTCTTTCGGAACAGATTCCCCCACTTCTGTTAAGATTTCGCACTGGTTCTATAGGAGTGATTGCTGATATAAAACAAGCTTTCTTACAATTGAGTGTCAAACCGGAGGATCGTGATTTTTTAAGATTCTTGTGGTGGAATTTCAAAGATCGATCAAAATTAGAATTCTGGAGGCATTGTCGAGTAGTCTTTGGAGTGACTTCGAGTCCATTTCTCTTGAATGCTAGTATTCGTCACCACCTTAATTCAAAGGAATACCAACTTGAATCTCTTCAGCCGATTGTCGAGAAACTTAAAAAGGGTTTCTATGTAGACAATTTGACTACCAGCGTTGAGGACCAAGAAGAGTTGGTGGAGTTCAAGACTGAGACGATGAAGATAATGAATGCTGCTTCGTTTGAATTAAGATGTTGGGCTCACAGTGGAGATCAGAACCAGGAACGTCAAAATGTTCTTGGTCTCGAGTGGGATACAAAGACTGATGAGCTGTACTGTGTTGGTCCTGATATAAGTTCCGTTGAAGTTGTATCCAAGAGAAAATTACTTTCCGTTGTTAACGGCATATACGATCCTGTGGGTTTCACATCTCCTGCGACACTGTTACCAAAATTGTTACTCCAAGAAGCTTGGCGCAATAAGTTGGACTGGGACGAACAGTTGCCTTCCGAAATGCAGTTACGCTATCAACGGTGGGCAAAGCATTTAGATCTTATCCAGAAATGTAGGATCCCTCGTAGGATATTGCATGGAACTTTCGAAAGGGCCAGTTTACACATATTTACAGATGCATCGGCTCATGGGTATGCCTGCTGTGCCTTTCTACGATGTGGAGAAGAGGAGGAAGTGAGAGTCTCATTAGTTTCAGCAAAGGCTAGAGTAGCTCCTCTTCAGAGACCAACAATTCCACGATTGGAGCTTTTAGGAGCCGCTATTGGAGCTAGAATTGCTTCAACaatattagaaacatttaatttgccttTAAAGACGTATTTTTGGACAGATTCCATGATAGTTCTGGGATGGATTACTAAAACAGAACCCTGGAATACGTTTGTAG AAAACACAAAACGTTTAAATTGGCCTTTAGGACGTGTCATCAAACTATATCAAGGTAAGGATAACATCGAACGAGTAGTTAGATTACGTGTGGCTAATGGAGAAATCATCCGTCCAGTTCAAAGAGTCTATCCTTTGGAAATTAGTTCCAATGATATCTCCAAAGATATACCCGAAAATGTGGAAGATGCTTCTGATATTACTGATGATGATATTGGAGTACCTGTTGCTTCAAATGAAAAATGCTGTCAACCTGAAGCATTCCCCCAAGAAAAATTACAGGCTGTGAAACAAACGCGATGTGGTCGACGAGTTGTTCCTGTGAAACGCCTGGACTTATAG